From one Peredibacter starrii genomic stretch:
- a CDS encoding cytochrome c oxidase subunit 3 encodes MMKNPANEYKRFQNTVAMTVTLITFGMLFGTLFLGYFLARFNAPTWPPVEIENMPKLLPFLSTLVMALSSYTYFKMEKEEEKRKTFWWATFGLGILFLVLQYVLWNALAASGILVSNGQVPSMVYGFTWLHAGHIVVALMTLLYLGRYIFRRPEELTEAKLVNVGKFWHFLGVIWLLMYLMLFVL; translated from the coding sequence ATGATGAAGAACCCAGCGAACGAATACAAACGTTTTCAAAATACAGTGGCGATGACGGTTACCCTCATCACTTTCGGTATGTTGTTTGGAACTCTGTTCCTGGGTTACTTCCTTGCGCGCTTTAATGCTCCAACTTGGCCACCGGTCGAGATTGAGAACATGCCAAAGCTCCTTCCTTTCTTAAGTACTTTAGTAATGGCCTTGAGCTCATACACATACTTTAAAATGGAGAAGGAAGAAGAGAAGCGTAAGACTTTTTGGTGGGCGACTTTCGGTTTAGGGATTTTGTTCCTGGTTCTTCAGTACGTTCTTTGGAACGCACTTGCTGCATCTGGAATCCTGGTTTCTAACGGACAAGTTCCATCGATGGTTTACGGTTTCACATGGCTTCACGCTGGTCACATCGTGGTAGCTCTTATGACTCTTCTATATCTTGGGCGCTATATTTTCAGAAGGCCTGAAGAACTAACAGAAGCAAAGCTCGTTAACGTGGGTAAGTTCTGGCACTTCCTCGGCGTCATCTGGTTACTGATGTATTTAATGTTATTTGTTTTATAA
- a CDS encoding cytochrome c oxidase subunit I yields the protein MAFVEQHIHDAPTSFWSKYIVSYDHKVIGKQFLWYGIFFLMVGGLMALLIRWTLAYPGVPFPVIGNLLFPHTNGVVPPDTYAMLFTMHGTIMIFFAITPILTGFLGNFCIPLLIGARDMIFPTLNMLSFWFAMASGVLLLGSLCLPLGAAAGGWTSYPTLSTNLGQPGVGQTLWLLSLFLFGVSSTMGAVNYITTVITLRAPGMGYFKMPLTIWGLWLTAILNAIFVPVLGAGLLLLTFDRVFGTTFFLAGAAATSGKGDPILFQHVFWIFGHPEVYILILPAWGLVSDILAFFSRKPAFGYKMTALSLSAITILSTVVYGHHMYTTQMSPLLTQSFMTLTMLISIPSAIFFANWLGTLWKGSIRFDSPMLFALGVVFVFGLGGLTGLYLASTSIDLYLHDTYFVVGHFHYTMAASVLLGGFAGTYFWFPKMFGRMMDERLAKIHFWATMLPLNGIFMGMMMVGWAGMHRRLYNPFIYEFMHKLIPVNQFITFSAVAMGLAQFIFLYNLFKTVFSKNYPAAPANPWNVGTLEWQIPSPAPHYNFLEIPHVKCGPHELGNPNLPDGRDFQYQTEELVKA from the coding sequence ATGGCTTTCGTTGAACAACACATTCACGACGCTCCAACGTCGTTCTGGTCAAAGTACATTGTATCTTATGACCATAAAGTAATTGGTAAACAATTCCTTTGGTACGGTATCTTCTTCCTGATGGTGGGTGGTCTTATGGCCCTTCTCATCCGTTGGACTCTTGCTTACCCGGGTGTACCATTCCCAGTTATTGGTAACCTTCTTTTCCCTCATACTAACGGAGTCGTTCCTCCTGATACGTACGCGATGCTTTTCACAATGCACGGTACGATCATGATCTTCTTCGCGATTACACCGATCCTGACCGGATTCCTTGGTAACTTCTGTATCCCGCTCCTGATTGGTGCGCGAGATATGATTTTCCCAACTCTGAACATGCTTTCTTTCTGGTTTGCTATGGCCTCTGGGGTTCTCCTTCTTGGCTCACTTTGCTTACCTCTAGGAGCTGCAGCGGGTGGTTGGACATCTTACCCAACTCTATCTACTAACCTTGGTCAGCCAGGCGTTGGTCAGACATTGTGGTTATTGTCTCTCTTCTTATTTGGTGTTTCTTCTACTATGGGTGCTGTGAACTACATCACAACTGTAATCACACTTCGTGCTCCTGGTATGGGCTACTTCAAAATGCCTCTTACAATCTGGGGTCTTTGGCTAACAGCTATCCTGAACGCAATCTTCGTTCCGGTTCTAGGTGCTGGTCTTCTTCTTCTTACTTTTGACCGTGTATTCGGTACAACTTTCTTCCTTGCCGGTGCAGCTGCTACATCTGGTAAGGGCGATCCGATCCTTTTCCAACACGTGTTCTGGATCTTCGGTCACCCTGAAGTGTACATTCTGATTCTTCCAGCTTGGGGTCTTGTTTCTGATATCCTTGCTTTCTTCTCTAGAAAGCCAGCTTTCGGTTACAAAATGACAGCTCTTTCTCTTTCAGCGATCACTATTCTTTCAACAGTGGTTTACGGTCACCACATGTACACGACTCAGATGTCTCCACTTCTGACTCAGTCATTCATGACCTTGACCATGTTAATTTCAATCCCGTCCGCGATCTTCTTCGCTAACTGGCTTGGAACTCTTTGGAAAGGATCGATCCGTTTTGATTCTCCAATGCTTTTCGCCCTTGGCGTAGTATTCGTATTCGGTCTTGGTGGTCTTACAGGTCTATACCTTGCTTCGACTTCAATCGACCTTTACTTACACGATACATACTTCGTAGTTGGTCACTTCCACTACACAATGGCCGCTTCAGTTCTTCTTGGTGGTTTCGCAGGAACATATTTCTGGTTCCCTAAGATGTTCGGGAGAATGATGGATGAGCGTCTTGCTAAGATTCACTTCTGGGCAACAATGCTTCCACTTAACGGGATCTTCATGGGTATGATGATGGTTGGATGGGCCGGTATGCACCGTCGTCTTTACAACCCGTTCATTTATGAATTCATGCACAAGCTAATTCCTGTGAACCAGTTCATTACTTTCTCAGCAGTAGCTATGGGCCTTGCTCAGTTCATCTTCCTTTATAACCTTTTCAAGACTGTGTTCAGCAAGAACTATCCTGCTGCCCCGGCAAACCCTTGGAATGTAGGAACACTTGAATGGCAAATTCCATCTCCAGCGCCTCACTATAACTTCCTTGAGATCCCTCATGTGAAGTGTGGACCGCACGAGCTTGGTAACCCAAATCTTCCAGACGGTCGTGATTTCCAATATCAGACTGAGGAACTAGTTAAGGCGTAA
- a CDS encoding cytochrome c oxidase subunit II, giving the protein MDISFSERLIGMIATGTELIVKAEESMGFWQRISPPEDISSTGHLIEWLFFYTTYVNIFWFALVCFGIFGFSFLYSKKRHAKPLYTHGNEKKHLLLTAAIGLGVFLSVDMVITKVSTRDLKEVFWNFPENDPDTIKVQVLAQQWAWNFRHAGKDGEFNTADDVVELNNLVVPVGKKVMIQMTSKDVIHAFYLPNARIKADAIPGRFAKLWFDTNKTGKFEIACAEMCGNHHYLMKAQLTVLSAEDYERWTNESQERAIATNDTENMDLRWGWQWGSK; this is encoded by the coding sequence ATGGACATTTCATTTTCTGAACGTCTGATCGGTATGATCGCAACAGGGACCGAACTCATCGTTAAAGCCGAAGAGTCTATGGGTTTCTGGCAGCGTATCAGTCCACCGGAAGACATCTCTAGTACGGGTCACTTAATTGAGTGGCTATTCTTCTACACTACGTACGTGAACATTTTTTGGTTCGCTCTCGTGTGTTTTGGTATTTTCGGTTTCTCTTTTCTTTACTCGAAAAAGCGTCACGCAAAACCGCTTTACACTCACGGTAATGAAAAGAAGCACCTTCTACTTACGGCCGCTATCGGTCTAGGAGTATTCCTTTCAGTAGATATGGTGATCACGAAAGTTTCTACTCGTGACTTAAAAGAAGTGTTCTGGAACTTCCCAGAAAATGATCCTGATACAATCAAGGTTCAAGTACTGGCCCAGCAATGGGCATGGAACTTCCGTCATGCTGGTAAGGATGGCGAGTTCAATACAGCGGATGACGTTGTTGAACTTAACAACCTAGTTGTTCCAGTTGGTAAAAAAGTAATGATCCAGATGACATCGAAAGATGTGATCCATGCTTTCTACCTTCCGAACGCAAGAATCAAGGCCGATGCGATCCCTGGTCGTTTCGCGAAGCTTTGGTTTGATACAAACAAAACAGGTAAATTCGAAATCGCTTGTGCAGAGATGTGCGGTAACCACCACTATCTGATGAAAGCTCAGCTAACTGTTCTTTCGGCTGAAGACTACGAGCGCTGGACAAATGAATCTCAAGAACGTGCAATCGCTACTAACGATACGGAGAACATGGATCTTCGTTGGGGTTGGCAGTGGGGGAGTAAATAA
- the cyoE gene encoding heme o synthase yields MNILYYVLYLGTICLLLVGAQLQVLKTALVCPDWPLCYGEFLPQMMSPAFYESLHRFLAGIMGIGSIVWAFVRFKELKVKALLPLFLIILQSLLGWATFAYKLPTITTILHLVFSLLFLSSLEGTHHLEYDESLKSKWNPKIKDVVGFFLFLLVVQFFLGGILRKSSLLAQCESTMEFWECWKLQSTIPYAGSLSIMHRVLGVVTTITGLFVFSYLIKNLPKWKWSAIVGLGLMVTQLLLGLQMGRSASREMIVYHFTTALFSFCVLLFLIVRLRRYEFHFFGKAVPTYLNDLMDLFKPKLTVLVVVTLLVGVFLAPIQMNLILLFISLISIWLQAAGSLSINCYLEKDLDALMERTKDRPLPAGRLSPAVALYWGWGLIVFGTLVLIWSANPLTAFLGLFSALSYIYIYTPMKTKTPYALYVGAVPGALPTLMGWTTVTNSVSGPGLYLFGLLFLWQIPHFMAISLYRKNEYGNAHFLTFAQTHSKEFLRTNIFIYSLILMLYGMIPAFSDWRGQSYFWAALMIGIILLGFAITGWKAKDEQSFNEWARSYFFATLFHLPLLLGVLLILR; encoded by the coding sequence ATGAACATTCTCTATTACGTCCTTTATCTCGGAACGATCTGTCTTCTTTTAGTTGGTGCTCAATTACAGGTCTTAAAAACTGCTCTGGTTTGCCCTGATTGGCCTCTCTGTTATGGAGAATTTCTCCCCCAAATGATGAGTCCGGCCTTCTATGAATCCCTTCACCGTTTTCTGGCGGGAATTATGGGAATCGGAAGTATCGTGTGGGCCTTTGTTCGTTTTAAAGAATTAAAAGTGAAGGCACTTCTACCTTTATTTCTGATTATTCTTCAGTCACTTCTTGGTTGGGCGACTTTCGCTTATAAACTGCCAACGATCACGACGATCCTTCACTTGGTTTTCTCTCTTCTATTCTTATCTTCGCTCGAAGGTACTCACCATCTCGAATACGACGAAAGTTTAAAGAGCAAGTGGAACCCAAAAATCAAAGATGTAGTGGGCTTCTTTCTCTTCTTATTGGTCGTGCAATTTTTCCTGGGTGGAATTCTCAGAAAATCATCTCTATTAGCTCAGTGTGAGTCGACGATGGAATTTTGGGAGTGCTGGAAACTTCAGTCCACTATTCCTTATGCCGGAAGCCTTTCGATCATGCATCGGGTTCTCGGAGTCGTGACTACCATCACCGGACTTTTTGTTTTTAGTTATCTGATTAAAAATCTTCCAAAGTGGAAATGGTCTGCCATCGTGGGACTTGGTTTGATGGTCACTCAATTACTATTGGGACTTCAAATGGGTCGCTCTGCCAGTCGGGAAATGATTGTGTATCATTTTACCACGGCCCTTTTTTCATTCTGTGTTTTGCTCTTTTTAATTGTTCGTCTTCGTCGTTATGAATTTCATTTTTTTGGAAAAGCTGTTCCGACTTATCTGAATGATTTAATGGATCTCTTTAAACCAAAACTCACAGTTCTAGTGGTGGTGACTCTCTTAGTAGGGGTGTTTCTTGCTCCGATTCAGATGAATCTCATTCTTCTTTTCATTTCTTTGATTAGTATCTGGCTTCAGGCCGCAGGAAGTTTATCGATCAACTGCTATCTCGAAAAAGATCTGGATGCTTTGATGGAAAGAACCAAAGACAGGCCTCTTCCGGCCGGCCGACTTTCGCCCGCAGTGGCCCTTTACTGGGGTTGGGGATTAATCGTTTTTGGAACTCTGGTTTTAATATGGAGCGCTAATCCATTAACGGCTTTTTTAGGCCTATTTTCGGCCTTGTCATACATCTATATCTATACGCCAATGAAAACCAAAACTCCGTACGCGCTTTATGTTGGTGCTGTACCTGGAGCTCTTCCAACTTTAATGGGTTGGACCACTGTGACAAATTCAGTCAGTGGGCCTGGTCTCTACTTATTTGGACTTTTGTTTCTGTGGCAAATTCCGCATTTCATGGCGATCAGTCTCTATCGGAAGAATGAATACGGAAATGCTCACTTCCTGACCTTTGCCCAGACTCATTCGAAAGAATTTTTACGAACGAACATTTTTATTTATAGCTTGATCCTTATGCTCTACGGAATGATCCCTGCCTTCAGTGATTGGCGTGGGCAAAGTTATTTTTGGGCCGCATTAATGATCGGGATCATACTTTTAGGATTCGCCATCACCGGATGGAAAGCCAAAGATGAACAAAGCTTTAACGAGTGGGCGAGAAGCTACTTTTTCGCAACACTTTTCCATCTACCACTACTCCTCGGAGTCCTTCTTATCCTTCGCTAA
- a CDS encoding DUF420 domain-containing protein has product MTVQDLPSLNAFLNTIAGVLLLIGYIAIKQGKRELHKKLMFSALVVSAAFLTSYLIYHYHVPSKKFPDLGWIKTVYFLILFPHIILAAVMVPMILKTFWHAFREEWESHKKIAKITFPIWMYVSVTGVIVYFMLYHWFA; this is encoded by the coding sequence ATGACAGTTCAGGATCTGCCCAGCCTTAATGCCTTTCTAAACACCATCGCAGGTGTTCTTCTCTTAATTGGTTACATTGCAATCAAACAAGGTAAGAGAGAACTGCATAAGAAGTTGATGTTTTCGGCCCTGGTTGTTTCGGCCGCTTTCCTAACAAGCTACCTGATCTATCACTATCATGTTCCGTCGAAAAAGTTCCCGGACCTTGGTTGGATTAAGACGGTTTATTTCCTGATCCTTTTCCCACACATTATCCTCGCGGCCGTCATGGTGCCGATGATTCTTAAAACTTTCTGGCACGCTTTCAGAGAGGAGTGGGAGAGTCATAAAAAGATCGCCAAAATTACATTTCCCATTTGGATGTATGTTTCAGTGACTGGAGTGATAGTTTATTTCATGCTCTATCACTGGTTCGCATGA
- a CDS encoding cytochrome c oxidase subunit 3, with translation MAGHAHDAHHPSNPLIGGVDPQFGKATPGKLGMWIFLVTDGMSFSGFLIAYAVLRSKLEWPNPAEHLGIFLSGIATFLLICSSVSMVLAIDACKARNRQAMLNWLLVTICGGAIFLGIQAYEYTHLVHQGITLNSFKHGTSLFGSTFYLITGFHGLHVATGVGYLICEYLNARKGNYDNGDYNRLEILGLFWHFVDLVWILVFTFVYLL, from the coding sequence ATGGCCGGTCATGCACATGATGCTCATCATCCTTCTAACCCTCTAATCGGTGGCGTTGATCCTCAATTCGGAAAAGCGACTCCTGGTAAACTTGGAATGTGGATTTTCCTAGTGACCGACGGTATGTCGTTCTCTGGTTTCCTAATTGCTTACGCAGTTCTTCGTTCTAAACTAGAGTGGCCGAATCCTGCTGAACACCTTGGTATCTTCCTTTCAGGTATCGCTACGTTCCTTCTAATCTGTTCATCAGTTTCTATGGTTCTTGCCATTGACGCTTGTAAAGCACGTAACCGTCAAGCAATGCTAAACTGGCTACTAGTTACTATCTGTGGTGGAGCAATCTTCCTTGGTATCCAGGCCTATGAGTACACTCACTTGGTTCACCAGGGCATTACTCTTAACAGCTTCAAGCACGGTACTTCATTATTTGGTTCTACATTCTATCTCATCACAGGTTTCCACGGTCTTCACGTGGCAACAGGTGTTGGTTACTTAATCTGTGAATACTTAAATGCTCGTAAGGGTAACTACGACAACGGTGATTACAACCGTCTTGAGATCCTAGGCTTGTTCTGGCACTTCGTAGATCTAGTCTGGATTCTAGTGTTCACTTTCGTTTACCTTTTATAA
- a CDS encoding RNA recognition motif domain-containing protein, whose protein sequence is MGKRLYVGNLSYSLRSQELEEVFRKVGEVVSAKVIMDQETGRSKGFAFVEMATDELGTAAIEALNGQEVGGRALRVTEANPRPERPAGGNRFGGNREGGFSRGGGRNFNRE, encoded by the coding sequence ATGGGTAAAAGACTCTATGTTGGTAATCTCTCGTATTCTCTAAGATCACAGGAATTAGAAGAAGTTTTCAGAAAAGTCGGAGAAGTGGTGTCTGCAAAAGTCATCATGGATCAAGAGACTGGCCGCTCTAAAGGTTTCGCTTTTGTTGAAATGGCCACTGATGAACTTGGAACAGCTGCTATCGAGGCCTTAAACGGTCAAGAAGTAGGTGGACGTGCTTTACGCGTGACTGAGGCCAACCCTCGTCCGGAAAGACCGGCCGGCGGTAATCGTTTCGGTGGAAACCGTGAAGGCGGCTTTTCACGCGGTGGCGGAAGAAATTTTAATCGCGAGTAA
- the ycaO gene encoding 30S ribosomal protein S12 methylthiotransferase accessory factor YcaO, protein MTKTMILGKDAALEDTISRLKGLLLDWGFDVEEASWLNPVPNVWSVHIRDRYCPYLFTNGKGTSKEAALASALGEFFERLNCNYFFADYYLGEQVANSEFVHYPQEKWFPFTESMPKGLMNESLWKFYDSDNDLRPVDLVDTNSGNIERGICALPYTQVADGKTYYIPMNIVGNLYVSNGMSAGNTKTEARVQALSEIFERSIKHQILSEGISLPNIPEEVLNRYPKVVEAIRELETHGFPIICKDASMGGKYPVISVTLLNPKEGTAFASFGAHPKFEVALERTLTELLQGRRLDQLNVFSPPSFELDDVKDHLNIEAHFIDSSGLIHWNFFKETPDFPFSDWNFGGATTESEYQALIGIFHEMEKDVYIMDFEHLKVYGCRIHVPGVSEIYPAIDLTWDNNNSCNSIREKILSCHELSQDELIELHNEIENKGLEDMLLVSHAIGVIPDADTVWADLRFGEFKAMLALAAKDHELSKAGIDWSLHFAPLKQERRLLYMCLQTLLQMEMDDTLNTNEYLPTVEKIYGKEMVDRAQKLIDGFEKFDGLHESDLSLKGFDMHQKLITSYEKLQRAKRIWAENNRTK, encoded by the coding sequence ATGACTAAAACTATGATTCTGGGAAAAGATGCGGCCTTAGAAGATACTATTTCTCGTCTGAAAGGACTCCTTTTAGACTGGGGCTTCGATGTTGAAGAGGCATCCTGGTTAAATCCAGTCCCCAATGTCTGGTCAGTTCATATTCGCGATCGTTATTGTCCTTATCTCTTCACCAATGGAAAAGGCACAAGCAAAGAAGCGGCCCTCGCCAGTGCTCTAGGTGAATTCTTTGAGCGCTTAAACTGTAACTACTTTTTTGCTGACTATTATCTTGGTGAACAAGTCGCTAATTCTGAGTTCGTTCATTATCCGCAAGAGAAATGGTTCCCCTTCACGGAGTCTATGCCAAAAGGCCTCATGAATGAATCACTGTGGAAGTTCTATGATTCAGATAATGATCTGAGGCCCGTTGATTTAGTTGATACCAACTCTGGAAATATCGAACGCGGCATCTGCGCTCTTCCCTACACTCAGGTTGCTGATGGAAAAACTTATTACATCCCCATGAATATTGTGGGGAATTTGTATGTGTCCAATGGCATGTCGGCCGGTAATACAAAAACAGAAGCGCGGGTTCAGGCCTTGTCTGAAATCTTTGAACGCTCGATCAAGCATCAAATTCTGTCTGAGGGAATTTCACTTCCAAATATTCCGGAGGAAGTCTTAAATCGTTATCCCAAAGTTGTGGAAGCAATCAGAGAACTCGAGACCCATGGATTTCCGATTATCTGCAAAGATGCATCGATGGGTGGAAAATATCCCGTGATAAGTGTCACCCTATTAAATCCTAAAGAAGGAACCGCATTCGCTTCATTTGGTGCTCATCCAAAATTTGAAGTGGCACTTGAGAGAACCTTGACGGAACTTCTTCAAGGTCGCCGACTTGATCAACTTAACGTTTTCTCTCCTCCGAGTTTTGAACTTGATGATGTAAAAGATCATTTAAATATTGAGGCCCATTTTATTGATTCAAGCGGACTCATTCATTGGAACTTTTTTAAAGAAACTCCCGACTTTCCATTCTCGGACTGGAACTTTGGTGGAGCGACAACAGAATCCGAGTATCAGGCACTGATTGGGATTTTCCATGAGATGGAAAAAGACGTCTACATCATGGACTTTGAACACCTGAAAGTTTACGGATGTCGCATTCATGTACCGGGTGTTTCGGAAATTTATCCCGCCATTGATCTCACGTGGGACAATAACAATTCATGTAACAGCATTCGTGAGAAAATTCTGAGTTGTCATGAACTCTCGCAGGATGAATTGATTGAACTTCATAATGAAATCGAAAATAAGGGGCTCGAGGACATGCTTCTCGTGAGTCATGCCATTGGAGTGATTCCTGATGCTGATACAGTGTGGGCCGATCTTCGTTTTGGAGAATTTAAAGCGATGCTCGCCTTGGCAGCAAAAGACCATGAACTTTCCAAAGCAGGAATTGATTGGAGCCTTCACTTTGCTCCTTTAAAACAAGAGAGACGTCTCCTTTATATGTGCCTTCAGACTCTCCTTCAAATGGAGATGGATGATACGCTTAATACGAATGAATATCTCCCGACAGTGGAGAAGATCTATGGTAAAGAGATGGTCGATCGAGCTCAGAAACTTATCGATGGTTTTGAGAAGTTTGACGGACTTCACGAATCAGACCTAAGCTTGAAGGGCTTTGATATGCACCAGAAGCTCATTACTTCTTATGAGAAGCTACAAAGAGCAAAGAGAATCTGGGCGGAGAACAACAGAACGAAATGA
- a CDS encoding GNAT family N-acetyltransferase has translation MKPLFFSPEFSMNFVWRERFHLRAGSVRPHNKKQISEGLRNMSPESIRNRFLGSKREFSDQELKYLTSLDGWNHYAIGIEEQDGQKRGIAIVRMVRASHDIHEAEVAVTIIDDFQRKGLGSFLLNLIILAAMERDIHTLSFTFLPSNDGIVKIIHKVGVPYPGPHNSDYVQLFLDVKKYDVNEVKGRLAKTLPEILNFNFP, from the coding sequence ATGAAGCCACTTTTTTTTAGTCCCGAATTTTCCATGAACTTTGTCTGGCGTGAACGTTTTCATCTCAGAGCAGGCTCAGTTCGCCCTCATAATAAAAAACAAATCTCTGAAGGACTTCGGAACATGTCTCCGGAGTCCATTCGAAATCGCTTCCTTGGCTCTAAAAGAGAATTCTCAGATCAAGAACTTAAATATCTCACAAGCCTCGATGGCTGGAACCACTATGCCATTGGTATTGAGGAACAAGATGGCCAGAAACGAGGAATAGCAATTGTTCGGATGGTGCGCGCATCTCATGACATTCATGAGGCAGAAGTGGCCGTGACCATCATTGACGACTTTCAAAGAAAGGGTCTTGGTAGTTTTCTTCTGAATTTAATTATTCTGGCCGCGATGGAACGAGACATTCACACTCTATCATTCACCTTTCTTCCATCAAATGATGGAATCGTGAAGATCATTCATAAGGTGGGCGTACCTTACCCTGGCCCGCATAATTCGGACTACGTTCAATTGTTCTTAGACGTTAAGAAATACGATGTGAATGAAGTTAAAGGCAGACTCGCAAAGACCCTTCCGGAAATTTTAAATTTCAATTTCCCCTGA
- a CDS encoding M1 aminopeptidase family protein, which translates to MKKVLLLSAMLSTSAFANLHLAPPDFESSIGRAVFVDFKTAQYDVNYNVFWKRTSVKSTIVFNAEKTGKPLFDLIPDPKNATLDGEPVRIIETTAPDGSKLRQVDAVVEPGEHTLVMESSFRENVRYSFLTRQVSSAFWIRDLKYRKFMEQYIPSNFEFDQYQMTMNVKFDGVATARQDIYTNGKVTQTSPNSYQIVYPEYYTVSCPYFHTTPKGRMKRIDFSYTSISGREIPITVYGPWWSRPARFQAESIKVMKELEADYGPWGHDSLVAYETLPGTGGMEHAGATQTSLPALDHEMLHSYFAKGVMPANGNSGWIDEAIASWRDKGYQRVPTVAFPGSNLGAHSVYQRNTDKRAYDLGNKFMSYLDYRLQDMGGLKAFLRGYFAAYKHTVITTEHFKNNLEFFSGLDLSHEFETYIWGKNPEGGESVVEHNPNHVELTDAQVREML; encoded by the coding sequence ATGAAAAAAGTTCTTCTGTTAAGTGCAATGCTATCGACCTCTGCTTTCGCGAATCTCCATCTGGCTCCGCCTGATTTTGAATCATCAATTGGCCGTGCGGTATTCGTGGATTTTAAAACTGCTCAGTACGATGTGAACTACAACGTGTTCTGGAAGAGAACGAGTGTTAAGAGTACCATCGTGTTTAATGCTGAAAAAACAGGAAAGCCGTTGTTCGATCTTATTCCAGATCCTAAGAACGCAACTCTGGACGGTGAACCGGTTCGTATCATCGAAACAACGGCACCAGATGGTTCTAAGCTTCGTCAGGTAGACGCGGTTGTTGAACCAGGTGAACACACACTGGTAATGGAAAGTTCATTTAGAGAAAACGTTCGTTATAGTTTTTTAACTCGTCAGGTTTCTTCAGCATTCTGGATTCGGGATTTGAAATACCGCAAGTTCATGGAGCAATACATTCCTTCAAACTTTGAATTCGATCAGTACCAGATGACGATGAATGTGAAGTTTGATGGAGTAGCGACTGCTCGTCAGGACATCTACACGAATGGAAAAGTGACTCAAACTTCTCCAAACTCGTACCAGATTGTTTACCCTGAGTACTACACAGTTTCTTGCCCGTACTTCCACACAACTCCGAAAGGCAGAATGAAGCGCATTGATTTCTCTTACACATCAATTAGCGGCAGAGAAATTCCTATTACTGTTTACGGTCCGTGGTGGTCACGTCCAGCACGCTTCCAAGCTGAATCAATCAAGGTCATGAAAGAGCTTGAAGCAGATTATGGACCATGGGGTCATGATTCACTTGTAGCTTATGAAACACTTCCGGGTACTGGTGGCATGGAACATGCAGGTGCGACACAGACTTCGCTACCGGCGTTAGATCATGAAATGCTTCACTCGTATTTCGCAAAAGGTGTGATGCCTGCGAATGGAAACTCTGGTTGGATCGATGAGGCCATCGCGAGTTGGAGAGATAAAGGTTATCAGAGGGTACCGACTGTTGCATTTCCAGGCAGTAACTTAGGTGCTCATTCTGTTTACCAACGCAATACAGATAAAAGAGCTTACGATCTAGGTAACAAATTTATGTCTTACCTGGATTACCGTCTTCAGGATATGGGTGGTTTGAAGGCCTTCCTTCGTGGATACTTTGCGGCCTATAAACACACAGTTATCACCACTGAACACTTCAAGAACAACCTTGAGTTCTTCAGCGGACTGGATCTGTCTCATGAATTTGAAACTTATATCTGGGGCAAAAATCCAGAAGGTGGGGAGAGTGTTGTGGAACATAACCCCAATCACGTGGAGCTGACAGACGCTCAAGTACGAGAAATGCTTTAA